In Mycobacterium branderi, the DNA window CCATCGCGTGTTCCAGCGCGGAAGTCAGCTGCTGCGCCGGCACTTCGATGATCGACCCGCAGTGCGTGCACACCGCGTGATGATGCGGATCTGCGGCCAAACCATAAGTGGTGACCCCACTTTCGAGGGTCAGTGCGTGAAGCACGCCTTGGTCGACCAGGGTGGTCACGGTGCGGTAGATCGTCGCCAGGTCCGGCGGCGGTTCGCCGGCGGGCAAGGATTCACGCAGCCGCTGGTCGATCTCGGCGACCGAGAGATGGCCATGGACTGGCTCGAGCACCGCCAGCACCGCGATCCGCGACGCCATCCGCCGCAGCCCATGTGCGCGCAACAATGCGCCGATCCGCTCGGTGACGGCCGGGTCCAGCGCCGATGGCCTGGTCACCCATCCAGTATCGCCCAGGATGCGCGGCGCGGCTGCCAGACTGACCGTCA includes these proteins:
- a CDS encoding Fur family transcriptional regulator, with product MTVSLAAAPRILGDTGWVTRPSALDPAVTERIGALLRAHGLRRMASRIAVLAVLEPVHGHLSVAEIDQRLRESLPAGEPPPDLATIYRTVTTLVDQGVLHALTLESGVTTYGLAADPHHHAVCTHCGSIIEVPAQQLTSALEHAMAGSSFTLSERAGLTLHGLCPQCQADSAQSE